Below is a genomic region from Macaca thibetana thibetana isolate TM-01 chromosome 1, ASM2454274v1, whole genome shotgun sequence.
TCTGAGGCAATGGCAGCAAACCCAGGCCCAGTGGGGTTACCAGTGAGACAAATTAACCCGTTAGGCCTCTTAGACAGCCAACCCACCAAACAGTGGATTTGCTCCTGAACCTGAACTccagaaaatgaatatatatatatgtgtgtgtatgtatatacatatacacacatatgtatgtatatatatacaccctaGTGCACATAGTCAAACACATGCATAAATTGCCCTGTGTCAAAAATATTGCATAAGCTTGTACAATGttcaaatgcaatttttttttctatcgcTAGCTAGGTAGAGGAACGCGTGAAAGAGAGATACtcgatatatatttatatacactggACCCACAGACCTGCCTGTTGTCAGGACCAGATGCCCTGGTCCACTGTACAGTCATGCCCGTGACTAGGTTATTTCCTAAGGTGCAGTCATGTGAGGTGTTCAGATGCTGCCTTCCCTGCTTACTCTCCTGGCTTTGCAGAGGTCTGCGTTCCTGTTTAGAAGAACAGGGATAGCTAGGCTGGGGGGCCAGAAGTTTTAGTTCCATTCCAAATAGTCTATCTTTTCCCCTGATGGAGGGATTTTGCCTTCTGATGGGAAAAAACCCCCTAGTTCAAGACCATTCCAAGCCTATTAATACTCTAAATATTAATACTGTGTAGGCTACTAGGAAAATAGGTTATCTCCTGTGTTTTAAATATTGAGATTCATGCAACAAACACCCATGCAGCTCTATTGCATCACTGGTAAATTTCACTGCAGTGTCAGTGTAGCCGGGCCACATTAGTAGGAAAGCAGATGTCTGCAAACTCCAGTAAGAAACTAGACATGTTTTTGTGACCCTGGAGCCTGCAAAAATGGTGAAATCAGAGGCTTAGAGGTCCGTTGGTTTGTTAGCTTCTCCCCATAGGCCTAAGGGAACAAATGTGAAACTTGACAACTCATATTTGGTTATACTAACTGTCCCTCCCCCGGGCTTCCCTCACATCGACACTGCAGAGAAAAAGCAGAATGCAGCATTTTCCGTTATGAAACACAAGCCTCCGGAGCATCTACTTGGCAATTGCAATTCACAAACCTCAGCCTGTGACACAGAAAGTAATTCCAACACACAGGACTGTGTGTTCTTTTCAATGCAAAAATGAGAATGACCTTTTGAGTAAACACCAGCTATTTAAAGCTAAACCATGATTGTGTTCCTCTGTGAAAGGGCAGGTGGGCTCAAATGGGGTGGTGGGATGGCGGGGAGGGGAGTGCATCTCCTGGATGTTGTGTGCATTTCATTAGGAAGGAATGATGGCACTGATATGGTGCACTGTGTATTGGATATGAGGTGGCCTCAGTGTCTTTCTGAAATCCTAGCTTGACAGGTGACTCCCGTCTTTGGAAACTCATAAGCCGGTGATGAGGATGTGCATGAAAGCCATGATAGATATTCTGTGTCCTAAATCAAAGTCAAAAGATCAAAAGTCACTTGCACAACTATTGCTTTCCATGCAGAACCAGATACACACTGTAGAACACACTGACTACAATGCAGGCTATTATGCAACATCTGCATTAGTTCCATTGAGCTGTGAGTATGGTAATAGGTTTCAATCAGACATCAGTTAACATTTTGGTAATATTCACATAGTTTGTGTTAGCCAAGGTGCAGTTGGCTGTTTTCAAGTTTTCCTCTCTAAAGTCCTCATTACTGTTGTTTACCCCCTCCTGGATCTCCATGTAATCGGACTTACTAATGGTAGAGGCACTTCTACTTTTCTTTAGGTCAGGGGAGGATGGGATCTTTGGACAGCTTGTCACTTGCAAGTATTGggcctgctcctctccctctgtctcccggTGGTAGAAGTAGTTGAAATTGGACACAATGACAGGGACCGGTAAGGCAATAGTTAACACACCTGCAATTGCACATAGGGAACCCACTATCTTTCCCCCAATGGTAGTCGGAACCATGTCTCCATAGCCTACAGTTGTCATGGAGACGACTGCCCACCAGAAGGCATCTGGGATGCTGGGGAACTGGGACTCTCGCTCATCGGCCTCTGCAAAATAGACAGCACTAGAGAAAAGGATGACCCCTATGAAGAGAAAGAATATCAGGAGGCCCAATTCTCTCATGCTGGCTTTGAGGGTCTGACCTAGAATCTGGAGACCTTTGGAGTGTCTGGACAActtgaaaatcctaaagactcttACCAACCGGATGACACGGAGGATGGCCAGTGACATGGCCTGCTGGCCTTGCTGAGCGTCCTCTGGCTTCTCGGCCAACTCTGTCCCCAGGGTGATGAAGTAGGGGATGATGGCCACAATGTCAATGATGTTCATGATGTTGGTGAAGAAGCCGGCTTTGCTGGGACAGGCAAAGAACCTCACCAAGAATTCAAAGGAGAACCAGATGATGCAGAGTGTCTCTACAATGAAGAAAGGGTCTGTGAAGGAAGTGGACTGCTGGTACCCGATGGTGCTGTTGGAATAGGTGTGGAAGGTCACCCCACCACCATGCATGTCTTCATTCTCATCCCGGAAGATGGGCAATGTTTCCAGACAGAAGCTGACAATTGAGATCAGAATCACCATGACAGACACAATAGCTATAATCCTGGCAGGCCCTGAGCTCTCTGGGTATTCAAAGAGAAGCCACACTTGTCTCTGAAACTCATTTTCAGGCAGAGGACGCTCTTCCTCCTTGATGTAGCCTTCATCTTCCCGAAACATCTCCATCGCTTCTTCTCCCAGCTCATAAAACCGAATTTCTTCAGAGAATATATCTAAGGGCACATTCACAGGTCGCCTCAATCGGCCCCCCGACTGGTAGTAGTACAAAATGGCATCAAAGCTAGGGCGGTTCCGATCGAAAAAGTACTCATTTCGGAGGGGGTCAAAGTACCTCATTCGTTTCTTTGGGTCCCCTAAGAGGGTCTCTGGAAACTGGGCTAAGGTCTTTAGCTGGGTCTCAAACCGCAGCCCTGAGATGTTGATCACCACCCTCTCACAGCACTCGTGGTCTGCCTCTGGGTCATAGGTGTCCTGGGGGTGCCCAGGGAGGGCAGCAGCCTCGTCTGCTGGGTCTCCGGTGGCCACTGTCATAATTGGGACTGAGAAGCGCCTCACGCTATGCCTTTCAGCTGCCTGGTGGCAGGGAGCTCAGGGTGCTGCTACTGGCCCCAGGAAGCACAGGAGCATTGGCCTGGTCTCCTGCAGGAGAGCCCCGAGAGCTCTCTGAGAGCTGGAGAGACAGCCTCGCTTGGCTGAAAGACAGAGGCAGTTATTGACATGCGGCTACTCAGCATTGGCAGCCCGACATGGGTTGCCACTTTTTGTCTCCCATCTCTCAGCCAAGAGTTCAGAAACatgatcaccaccaccacaacgaCAAAGCAAAATGTACTTTCACCTTGTAACTTGTCTGGGGATCAGGGGGAGCAGGTAGCAATCTCTCAAGGAACCTCTGGAATGCCCTGCACTGGGGGAAGGTGGCTGGTACAGGCCCACTTGTACCACACAGGCTTCGTGGAGCATAACCCCATGCTAATAGGTTAAAAGTGGACCCTCTCCCAGGTGCTGCACTAATGTCTCAGATACTCGTACCCAGGGAGGTATTCACGGTGGGGGATCTTGGGCCTGGGTCTTCCTCATTGGCCTCTACCCTAATGATTCTACACAAGGTTGTTATTAAATGATAGATTGATTTACCTGACCAGACAGGAACCTGAAGCTCTCTTCCTTGCAGAGCTGATCAGATGCTGCAGGAATCTTAGATGCACAAACAGGCAGCCCAACTCCCCATCACGTCTTCTCACTCCAGCTAGAAATAATGGTGAGTCATTCTGGGCAGGAGGGCAGATTCTGGGTCCTGGAGGTGAGCTCTAggactgggctgggctggaggggCGATGTGATGCCTGGCCAGGGGC
It encodes:
- the KCNA2 gene encoding potassium voltage-gated channel subfamily A member 2; translation: MTVATGDPADEAAALPGHPQDTYDPEADHECCERVVINISGLRFETQLKTLAQFPETLLGDPKKRMRYFDPLRNEYFFDRNRPSFDAILYYYQSGGRLRRPVNVPLDIFSEEIRFYELGEEAMEMFREDEGYIKEEERPLPENEFQRQVWLLFEYPESSGPARIIAIVSVMVILISIVSFCLETLPIFRDENEDMHGGGVTFHTYSNSTIGYQQSTSFTDPFFIVETLCIIWFSFEFLVRFFACPSKAGFFTNIMNIIDIVAIIPYFITLGTELAEKPEDAQQGQQAMSLAILRVIRLVRVFRIFKLSRHSKGLQILGQTLKASMRELGLLIFFLFIGVILFSSAVYFAEADERESQFPSIPDAFWWAVVSMTTVGYGDMVPTTIGGKIVGSLCAIAGVLTIALPVPVIVSNFNYFYHRETEGEEQAQYLQVTSCPKIPSSPDLKKSRSASTISKSDYMEIQEGVNNSNEDFREENLKTANCTLANTNYVNITKMLTDV